TGAATCCATTTTGAAGGAGAACGGGCAATCTTTCGTATATACGCCTAATCCCGAGAAAGAATCATTGCCTTCGAAGAAAAAAATTGAGATCGGTCTTTCTGATGAAGGTTTTACGCAAGTGAAAGACGGTTTGTCGGAGGGAGAAATAATATTGATCCAAAAGATAGCGCCAAAAACCAAACAGCCGCAAAGCGGTGGTCCTTTTCAGTCTCCGCGTATGCCTCCCAGGAGATGACCCTTTGGATGTCATCAAAATCACCAATCTTGTAAAAACATATAACACAGGTTCTATTCCATTTTCGGTATTGGATCATGTTTCCCTTTCCATCCAGGAAGGAGAGTTTGTCGCTATCATGGGGGCTTCCGGTTCCGGGAAATCCACACTTTTACAAATCTTAGGTTTGTTAGACGGATTTGATTCCGGGTCGTACTTACTCTTCGGAGAAGAGGTTTCCAAAAAGACGGGAGATGAACTTTCGTTTCTCCGTTCCAGTCGGATCGGATTTATTTTTCAGCAATTTCATCTACTCGCAAGAACTTCGGCTTTGGAAAATGTAGGTTTGCCCGGATTGTATTCCGGTTCGGACCAAGGCGAAGAAAGAGCTCTTTCTCTTTTGGATAAAGTCGGTCTGGGAGACCGGGCCCATCATAAGCCGAATGAACTTTCCGGAGGACAACAGCAAAGGGTAGCGATCGCAAGATCTTTGTTCAACGGTCCCGGACTTATTTTTGCGGATGAACCTACGGGAAATCTGGATTCCAAAAGTAAATTGGATATCATGATGGAATTGTCCAAACTACACAAAGAGGGCAAAACGATCGTTATGGTAACTCACGAACAGGAAATGGCGGAGTATTGCGATCGTTTGATTTATTTTTCCGACGGAAAGATTGTCAAAGAGGAGAAAAGAAACCGAACTAAAAAAACGGATTCCTTTTTCAGTTTCCCCCATTCCCAAAGAAAACTTTCGTCTATTTTATTCGGATCTCTTCGTTCCGCTGTAAAAACATTGATTGCAAACAGGGCACGATCCTTTTTATCTGCATTGGGAATTTTGTTCGGTGTGGCCGCCGTTATCGCAGTGATTGCATTAGGTGAAGGAGCGAAAAAAAGTATCGAAGAGCAGTTTAATTCCATGGGTTCCAATTTACTTATCGTAAGAACGGGGGGATCCAGATCCGGCGGAGTTTCCTTGGAAGCGGGAAGCGTGGCAAAGATTGATTTGGGAGATGTGGATGCCATTAAACGGAAATTAGTTGGTGTTCTGAATATAAGCGGGACAATTACCGGCCGCGGTCAGTCGGTGCATCAAAACCGCAACTGGAATACTATGATCATGGGAGTTCAGCCTTCTTACGGAGTATTGCGCAATTCATTGCCCACTTCGGGAAGATTTTTTACGGAAGAGGAAAACAATCAGAGAAGTTTGGTGGTTTTGATCGGGGCTACAGTCTTACGGGAATTGTTCGGGGAAGCGGATCCTCTGGGAAAATACATTAAAATCAATCGGATTCATTTTAAGGTGATTGGAATCCTTCCTGAAAAAGGAAACGGTGGATTTAGAGACCAGGACGACGTGGTTTTGATTCCTATGCAAACGGCACTTCGCAGGGTAATGAACCGGGATAGTATCGATTCGATTGAAATGGAATTGGATCCGAATGCGGATCGTGATATTTTTTCGTCCGATCTAAGAGCATTATTGCACCAAAGGCATAATACGAATGAAACGATGGGAAATTTATTTCAAATCATGAGTATGGCTGATATTCAGGCCGCGGTTTCGGAGACCAGTCAAACGATGTCTTCTTTGCTGATGGGAATCGCAGGAATCTCTCTTGTTGTAGGAGGAATTGGAATTATGAATATTATGCTTGTTTCCGTAAAAGAAAGAACTCGTGAAATCGGTCTTCGTAAGGCGTTAGGTGCGCGAAACAACGATATAAGAATTCAATTTTTGATTGAATCCGTTTTGGTAAGTCTTATCGGAGGAGGAGTCGGAGTCTTTATAGGAGTATTTACCATTACCATGTTACAGGAGTTTGCTGGTTGGACGGCGATGATCACTACTTCTTCCATCGGAATTTCGCTTTTGTTTTCCACTACAATCGGAGTTTTATTCGGTTGGTGGCCTGCGGAGCTTGCCGCAAAATTAAATCCTATCACGGCGTTAAGATACGAATAGATGAAATACAAAGCATTACCCAGAAGAGAACCGAAACAACTTCGTTCCAAAGAACGCGTCCAAAAAATTTTGGATTCTACCATTCGATTATTGCAAGATGTGGGCTACGATTCGATTACTACGGATGCGATTGCTTTGGAGTGCGGGATTTCCGTCGGTTCTTTGTATCAGTTTTTTCCGAATAAAGAGGCCATATTGTATTCTTTGGCGGATGCAAGTTATCTCAATATTCACGATTATTTTTTCTCTTTGGTAAGAGAAGAAATGAAAACCAGAAAAAAATTCGATGAAAAACTAATCGAACAATTGCTTTCGATGTTTGAAAAGTCACTTGTAGAAGTGAAATGGTATCATACGATTGAATCTATCGTTCACACTCATCCCGAATTACAAAAGTTGGATCAAGAAAGCAATATTAGATTTGCGAATTCGCTTGTAAACGAATTGCTTTTACCTCTTTTTCCCAAATTGAAAAAGCAGAAGGCAATGGATGTCGCCTTTATTTCCGTAGAAGCTGTGGATTCCGTATTCAAATCCTTATTGCGTGAATCGAAAATTTCCAAGATGAGAAAAAAACAAATCCTCACGGAACTCGGCCGATTTTTATATTCTTATTTCAGCCGGTTAAAATAACCTTCCCGGCCCGAAACCGATAAAAAGCTCTAATTTTTCATTGACTTTATTGTAGGAGAGTTTTAAATTCTGATAAATGTGAGGTATTCCTCACATTTGGGGAAAGCCTGTATGAAACTCTATTTTCTTTTACCTGCAAAGTTTCTACTATTTATCCTTCTCGTGGGCATAATCGCTTGTAAATCGGATGAGTCCGGGAACGTACCTTTTGTTCATGTTACAATGATGGACAATACGTTTTATCCGCCGGTGATTCGAACTTCGAAAGGAAGTAAGATTCGATTTGTAAATGAAGGGAACAACCCTCATAATGCCGTCGCACTGGATAAATCTTGGACAACGGAAAAAACTTACGGTCAATCCGCGATGTTTCGCGGCGCACAGACGGATGTATATTATCCGGAGGAAGGGGTATTTCCTTACTTCTGTACTTTTCATGCTTCCCCCGACGGTAAGGTGGGTATGACTGGGGTTGCAGTTGTCGGAAATGCGGTTTATTCTTCGCAAACTAATGCTAGTAAGTCGAAGATTTCTAAAACTTGGTCGGGTGTAACACGCAAAGTTCCAAGCCAGTATCCTACGATTCAAAACGCAGTGGATGCAGCCCTTCCGGGAGATTTGATCCTGATTGCAAAAGGAATTTATAAAGAAGAAGTTGTGGTAACTACTCCTTCCCTAGTGATCCGGGGAGAAGATCGGGCAGAGACTATCATTGACGGTGAGTTTTTGCGCGGCAACGGAGTCATGGTGGTTGGAGCGGACGGAGTGGCGGTAGAAAACCTAACGGCTCGTAATGCTACCTTGAACGGAGTGTATTGGACCGGGGTAAAGGGATACCGTGGATCTTACCTCACAGCATATAATAACGGAGACTACGGACTCTATGCTTTTGATTCCGTGGATGGAATTTTGGAACATTCATTCGCGTCCGGATCTCCGGATTCGGGCATCTATATTGGGCAATGTAACCCATGTAAGTCGATTATCTATGATGTGATTTCGGAAAACAACGCTTTAGGATATTCGGGAACCAATTCAAGCGGAGACCTTTATCTGTTATCTTCCATTTGGAGAAGAAATCAATTGGGAATCGGCCCGAATACATTGGACCGGGAATTGCTTCCTCCCCAAAAAAGTATCGTAGTGAAAAAGAATTTGGTCTATGATAATAACAATTACAATGCACCTTCCAAAAAACTGGAAGTACCTTCCATCGGAAACGGAATCGGTGTATTAGGTGGTTTGGAAAACTTGGTTGAAGGTAACGTAGTACTCAATCATAAAAACTACGGAATTCTAGTGACTCCGAATATTGATGAGAACATATGGATTTCCAATAACAACAAAATTAAAAATAATATAGTTCTGTCTTCGGGAAGAGGGGACATCACCATGAGTGGACCTGTGAGTGTGGGAAATTGTTTCGAGAACAATACTATTTCCCAATCCAGTCCTCCTCTTTTGGATACTTTGCAGTCTTGTAAGGGAATCCGGTATCCACTAACAGGTGATATGGCTTCGACGATCGGTTTACTTGCGCTTTTTGTGCAGGCGAATATGGGGGATTTTGAACTTGCTTCTTATAAAAATCAACCCATCCCTCCGAAACAAAAAGAAATGCCAAAAGATCTTTTGGCAAAAATAGAACCGGCTCACGATGTGTTTGAAAAAAATAAGTATCTGATTGATAAGGCGGAACTTCCTCCTGAAACCAAACAAGAGTTAGAAGCATTTGAGAAGTCTTCCAAATTTCACGTTTCTGCGTTCCGGGTTCATTATCCTGCGACTTTCAAAACATGGTTTTTCCATATTTTCGGATATCTGTTGCCGTTTGGAATCTTCGCTTCTTGGACGGGTCTTGCTCTCTTGGACAAGCTGAATCGTAAGGGTTCTTCCGAATTGAAAGCGGATCTGTCCTTTTGGGGGATTTTACTTTTGCCTTTTATCGGAGCTTTGTTCGTCCTTTTTTCCAAAGAAAGTCTGGTATCCAAAAAAGTCAGGAATACCGTCGTCTTCGGAGGAATCGGTTTGTTTTTATCAATTTTAGTTATGACCGTCTATGCAATGTTTGCTGTGACGGGACCTGCGG
The nucleotide sequence above comes from Leptospira kobayashii. Encoded proteins:
- a CDS encoding ABC transporter permease gives rise to the protein MDVIKITNLVKTYNTGSIPFSVLDHVSLSIQEGEFVAIMGASGSGKSTLLQILGLLDGFDSGSYLLFGEEVSKKTGDELSFLRSSRIGFIFQQFHLLARTSALENVGLPGLYSGSDQGEERALSLLDKVGLGDRAHHKPNELSGGQQQRVAIARSLFNGPGLIFADEPTGNLDSKSKLDIMMELSKLHKEGKTIVMVTHEQEMAEYCDRLIYFSDGKIVKEEKRNRTKKTDSFFSFPHSQRKLSSILFGSLRSAVKTLIANRARSFLSALGILFGVAAVIAVIALGEGAKKSIEEQFNSMGSNLLIVRTGGSRSGGVSLEAGSVAKIDLGDVDAIKRKLVGVLNISGTITGRGQSVHQNRNWNTMIMGVQPSYGVLRNSLPTSGRFFTEEENNQRSLVVLIGATVLRELFGEADPLGKYIKINRIHFKVIGILPEKGNGGFRDQDDVVLIPMQTALRRVMNRDSIDSIEMELDPNADRDIFSSDLRALLHQRHNTNETMGNLFQIMSMADIQAAVSETSQTMSSLLMGIAGISLVVGGIGIMNIMLVSVKERTREIGLRKALGARNNDIRIQFLIESVLVSLIGGGVGVFIGVFTITMLQEFAGWTAMITTSSIGISLLFSTTIGVLFGWWPAELAAKLNPITALRYE
- a CDS encoding TetR/AcrR family transcriptional regulator; the encoded protein is MKYKALPRREPKQLRSKERVQKILDSTIRLLQDVGYDSITTDAIALECGISVGSLYQFFPNKEAILYSLADASYLNIHDYFFSLVREEMKTRKKFDEKLIEQLLSMFEKSLVEVKWYHTIESIVHTHPELQKLDQESNIRFANSLVNELLLPLFPKLKKQKAMDVAFISVEAVDSVFKSLLRESKISKMRKKQILTELGRFLYSYFSRLK
- a CDS encoding right-handed parallel beta-helix repeat-containing protein; translated protein: MKLYFLLPAKFLLFILLVGIIACKSDESGNVPFVHVTMMDNTFYPPVIRTSKGSKIRFVNEGNNPHNAVALDKSWTTEKTYGQSAMFRGAQTDVYYPEEGVFPYFCTFHASPDGKVGMTGVAVVGNAVYSSQTNASKSKISKTWSGVTRKVPSQYPTIQNAVDAALPGDLILIAKGIYKEEVVVTTPSLVIRGEDRAETIIDGEFLRGNGVMVVGADGVAVENLTARNATLNGVYWTGVKGYRGSYLTAYNNGDYGLYAFDSVDGILEHSFASGSPDSGIYIGQCNPCKSIIYDVISENNALGYSGTNSSGDLYLLSSIWRRNQLGIGPNTLDRELLPPQKSIVVKKNLVYDNNNYNAPSKKLEVPSIGNGIGVLGGLENLVEGNVVLNHKNYGILVTPNIDENIWISNNNKIKNNIVLSSGRGDITMSGPVSVGNCFENNTISQSSPPLLDTLQSCKGIRYPLTGDMASTIGLLALFVQANMGDFELASYKNQPIPPKQKEMPKDLLAKIEPAHDVFEKNKYLIDKAELPPETKQELEAFEKSSKFHVSAFRVHYPATFKTWFFHIFGYLLPFGIFASWTGLALLDKLNRKGSSELKADLSFWGILLLPFIGALFVLFSKESLVSKKVRNTVVFGGIGLFLSILVMTVYAMFAVTGPAV